A stretch of the Synechocystis sp. PCC 7338 genome encodes the following:
- a CDS encoding magnesium chelatase subunit H: MFTNVKSTIRRVDPEALHGRKLLKVVYVVLESQYQSALSAAVRNINRTNSSLAIQLTGYLIEELRDPENYANFKQDVSEANLFIASLIFIEDLADKVVEAVAPYRDQLDAAIVFPSMPQVMRLNKMGSFSMAQLGQSKSAIAQFMKKRKENSSGAGFQDAMLKLLRTLPTVLKYLPVEKAQDARNFMLSFQYWLGGSQENLENFLLMLTDKYVYPDLGLHKLVNYQEPVVYPDMGIWHPLSMQMFENVKDYLEWYNQRPDISDDLKDPLAPCIGLIMQRTHLVTGDDAHYVGMVQELEAMGARVICVFSGGLDFSKPVDEYFLDKSVNGMEPLPIVDAVVSLTGFALVGGPARQDHPRAIESLKKLNRPYMCALPLVFQTTEEWEASDLGLHPIQVALQIAIPELDGAIEPIILSGRDGSTGRAIALQDRLEAIAQRAMKWANLRKKPKLDKKVAITVFSFPPDKGNVGTAAYLDVFGSIYEVMKGLQGNGYDVQDLPGSANELMEAVIHDAQAQYNSPELNIAYRMSVEQYERLTPYSVRLEENWGKPPGHLNSDGQNLIVYGKAFGNVFIGVQPTFGYEGDPMRLLFSRSASPHHGFAAYYTYLNHIWKADAVLHFGTHGSLEFMPGKQMGMSGECYPDNLIGTIPNLYYYAANNPSEATIAKRRGYASTISYLTPPAENAGLYKGLQELSELIGSYQTLKDSGRGIQIVNTIMDQARICNLDQDVNLPDINAEEMSAEQRDTIVGSVYRKLMEIESRLLPCGLHVIGQPPSAEEAIATLVNIASLDREEEGIWALPTLIAESIGRNMEEIYRNSDKGILADVELLQDITMASRAAVAALVQEQINADGRVSFVSKLNFFKIGKKAPWVKSLCDSGYPNVNEEKLKPLFEYLEFCLEQVCADNEFGGLLQALEGEYVLPGPGGDPIRNPNVLPTGKNIHALDPQSIPTLAAVQSAKVVVDRLLERQKVENGGDYPETIASVLWGTDNIKTYGESLAQIMWMVGAKPVPDALGRVNKIELVSLEELGRPRIDVVVNCSGVFRDLFINQMNLLDQAVKLAAEANEPLEMNFVRKHALEQAEEMGIGVREAATRIFSNASGSYSSNVNLAVENSSWEDEAELQEMYLKRKSFAFNSDNPGMMDQNRDMFERALKTADATFQNLDSSEISLTDVSHYFDSDPTKLISTLRDDGKAPAAYIADTTTANAQVRTLSETVRLDARTKLLNPKWYEGMLSHGYEGVRELSKRLVNTMGWSATAGAVDNWVYEDANSTFIKDEEMCKRLMDLNPNSFRRMVSTLLEVNGRGYWETSDENLERLQELYQEVEDRIEGVE; encoded by the coding sequence ATGTTTACTAACGTCAAGTCCACCATCCGCCGTGTTGATCCCGAAGCGTTACATGGGCGCAAGCTACTCAAGGTGGTCTATGTGGTCTTGGAATCCCAGTATCAGAGCGCTTTGTCGGCGGCCGTTAGAAACATTAACCGCACTAACTCCAGCTTGGCCATCCAGTTAACGGGCTATTTGATTGAGGAGTTGCGGGACCCGGAAAATTACGCCAACTTTAAGCAGGATGTCAGCGAAGCCAATCTCTTCATTGCTTCCCTGATTTTCATTGAAGATTTGGCCGATAAAGTGGTGGAAGCGGTGGCTCCCTATCGGGACCAGTTGGATGCGGCGATCGTATTCCCCTCCATGCCCCAGGTGATGCGCCTGAACAAAATGGGTTCTTTTTCCATGGCGCAATTGGGCCAGTCCAAGAGTGCGATCGCCCAGTTTATGAAAAAGCGCAAGGAAAACAGCAGTGGCGCTGGCTTCCAGGATGCAATGCTCAAGCTCTTGCGGACCCTGCCCACAGTGTTGAAATATTTGCCAGTGGAAAAGGCCCAGGATGCCCGTAATTTTATGCTCAGCTTCCAGTATTGGTTGGGGGGCTCCCAGGAAAACTTGGAAAACTTCCTGCTCATGCTGACAGACAAATATGTCTATCCTGATTTGGGTTTGCACAAACTGGTGAACTACCAGGAGCCGGTGGTGTACCCCGATATGGGCATTTGGCATCCCCTGTCCATGCAAATGTTCGAAAATGTCAAGGATTATCTGGAATGGTACAATCAGCGGCCCGATATTTCCGACGACTTAAAAGATCCCCTAGCTCCTTGTATTGGTTTAATCATGCAACGGACGCACCTGGTTACCGGGGATGATGCCCATTACGTCGGCATGGTACAGGAACTAGAAGCCATGGGGGCCCGGGTTATTTGTGTGTTCTCCGGCGGGCTAGATTTCTCCAAACCGGTGGATGAGTATTTCTTGGATAAAAGTGTCAATGGCATGGAACCGCTGCCGATAGTCGATGCAGTAGTCTCTCTAACTGGTTTTGCCCTGGTGGGAGGCCCCGCTCGCCAAGACCATCCCCGTGCCATTGAATCTCTGAAAAAGCTTAACCGTCCCTATATGTGCGCCCTGCCCCTGGTGTTCCAAACTACAGAGGAGTGGGAAGCCAGTGACCTTGGTTTACATCCCATTCAAGTAGCTCTCCAGATTGCCATTCCTGAACTAGATGGGGCGATCGAACCCATTATTCTTTCCGGTCGAGATGGTTCCACCGGCCGGGCCATTGCTCTCCAAGACCGCCTAGAGGCGATCGCCCAACGGGCTATGAAGTGGGCCAATTTACGCAAAAAGCCCAAACTGGATAAGAAAGTTGCCATTACCGTTTTTAGCTTCCCCCCCGATAAGGGCAATGTGGGCACAGCAGCTTACCTGGATGTGTTTGGCTCCATTTACGAAGTAATGAAGGGGCTCCAGGGTAACGGTTACGATGTCCAGGATTTACCTGGTTCTGCCAACGAATTAATGGAAGCGGTAATCCACGATGCCCAGGCCCAATACAACAGCCCAGAATTAAATATTGCCTACCGCATGTCGGTGGAACAGTATGAACGGCTCACGCCCTACTCCGTACGCTTGGAAGAAAACTGGGGCAAACCACCGGGGCATTTGAACAGTGACGGGCAGAACCTAATAGTTTACGGCAAGGCATTTGGCAACGTCTTTATCGGTGTGCAACCCACCTTTGGCTACGAAGGGGACCCCATGCGTTTGCTATTCTCCCGTTCTGCCAGTCCCCACCACGGTTTTGCCGCCTACTACACCTATTTGAATCACATTTGGAAAGCCGATGCGGTGCTTCATTTTGGTACCCACGGTTCCTTGGAATTTATGCCCGGTAAGCAAATGGGTATGTCCGGGGAGTGCTATCCCGATAATTTAATCGGCACTATTCCCAACCTGTATTATTACGCCGCCAACAATCCCTCCGAGGCCACCATCGCCAAACGACGGGGTTATGCCTCCACCATTTCCTACCTCACTCCCCCAGCGGAAAATGCCGGTTTATACAAAGGCTTACAGGAATTAAGTGAGTTAATTGGTTCCTATCAAACCCTGAAGGACTCCGGCCGGGGCATCCAGATTGTCAATACCATCATGGACCAGGCTCGCATCTGCAACCTTGATCAGGATGTGAATCTGCCGGATATTAATGCGGAGGAGATGAGTGCCGAACAACGGGATACCATTGTCGGTTCCGTTTATCGCAAGCTAATGGAAATTGAGTCCCGGCTCCTGCCCTGTGGTCTCCATGTTATTGGTCAACCCCCCAGCGCCGAAGAAGCGATCGCTACCCTGGTTAATATCGCCAGTTTGGACAGGGAGGAGGAAGGTATTTGGGCGTTGCCCACCCTGATTGCGGAAAGCATTGGGCGCAATATGGAGGAAATTTACCGCAACAGCGACAAAGGCATATTAGCTGACGTAGAACTGTTACAGGACATCACCATGGCAAGTCGGGCCGCTGTGGCCGCTTTAGTACAGGAGCAAATTAACGCCGACGGTCGGGTTTCTTTTGTGTCTAAGTTGAATTTCTTCAAAATTGGCAAAAAAGCGCCTTGGGTCAAATCCCTCTGTGATTCCGGCTACCCCAACGTCAATGAAGAAAAGCTCAAACCCCTGTTTGAATACCTGGAATTTTGCCTAGAACAGGTTTGTGCCGACAATGAATTTGGTGGTTTGCTCCAAGCTCTAGAGGGGGAATATGTTCTACCTGGCCCCGGCGGTGACCCTATCCGCAACCCCAACGTGTTACCAACAGGGAAAAATATCCACGCCCTAGATCCCCAGTCTATTCCTACCCTGGCTGCTGTGCAGTCAGCAAAAGTGGTAGTGGATCGCCTCTTAGAGCGGCAAAAAGTGGAAAATGGCGGTGATTATCCCGAAACCATCGCTTCTGTACTCTGGGGCACGGACAATATCAAAACCTACGGCGAATCCCTGGCCCAGATTATGTGGATGGTGGGGGCTAAACCTGTGCCTGACGCCCTTGGTCGGGTTAATAAAATCGAACTGGTCTCCCTGGAAGAATTGGGTCGTCCCCGCATCGATGTGGTGGTGAACTGTTCTGGTGTTTTCCGGGATCTGTTTATTAACCAAATGAATTTGTTGGATCAAGCGGTGAAACTTGCCGCCGAAGCCAACGAACCCCTGGAAATGAACTTTGTTCGCAAGCACGCCCTCGAACAGGCCGAGGAAATGGGCATTGGGGTGCGGGAAGCGGCCACCCGGATTTTCTCCAACGCCTCCGGTTCCTATTCTTCTAATGTGAACTTAGCGGTGGAAAACAGCAGTTGGGAAGACGAGGCTGAATTACAGGAAATGTACCTCAAACGCAAATCCTTTGCCTTCAACTCCGATAACCCCGGCATGATGGACCAAAATCGGGATATGTTCGAGCGGGCTTTAAAAACCGCCGATGCCACTTTCCAAAACCTGGATTCCTCGGAAATCAGCCTCACCGATGTGTCCCACTATTTTGACTCTGACCCCACCAAGTTAATTTCCACCCTGCGGGATGACGGTAAGGCCCCTGCGGCTTACATTGCCGACACCACCACCGCCAACGCCCAGGTACGAACCCTGTCGGAAACGGTGCGTCTCGATGCCCGCACTAAACTCCTTAATCCCAAATGGTACGAAGGGATGCTTTCCCACGGCTATGAAGGAGTACGGGAACTGTCCAAGCGTTTGGTCAATACCATGGGCTGGAGTGCCACCGCTGGCGCAGTAGATAACTGGGTTTATGAGGATGCCAACAGCACCTTCATCAAAGATGAGGAAATGTGTAAACGGCTGATGGACTTAAACCCCAACTCTTTCCGCCGCATGGTCAGCACTTTATTGGAAGTCAATGGTCGCGGTTATTGGGAAACCTCTGACGAAAACCTAGAGCGGTTACAGGAGCTTTACCAAGAAGTGGAAGACCGGATTGAAGGAGTTGAGTAA
- a CDS encoding calcium-binding protein, giving the protein MAIINGTPQNDDNTGASFGGFLGLVLQTKNFRPALIGTLGDDQIFGDAGTDILVGLAGNDLLDGGPGADTMFGGFGDDTYIVDDAGDLVGEWLDTDGTDLVESSVTYSLNGPTFSLPGISGLANNTAAALPVIGLGPVDYALYLGLTLLDLTPQFIENLTLTGTDNINGEGNALDNVITGNNENNILSGLGGNDTIYGMGGDDTISGGDGDDSILGGDGNDSISGGDGNDFLNGNVGDDFLNGNVGDDTVRGGKGNDTVRGGKGNDSLYGDLGDDSVFGDLDNDTLFGGQGNDTMDGGDDYDTAHYGDLEDSGDQAITLKGTGDLSLTVEKGALGTDTLLNIEEVIANGGANNNTIDFSGAVSPVNVDLSAETLSSPNETDPTFSLAKVINFDDVIGTSGNDSITGDAQDNILKGGGGKDTIFGGDGNDFISGGAEKDILTGGSDNDLFDYTTLTDSQIGISWFNINLSKVDVITDFTIGQDKFFVQEVPTDGILPGVRQLSANSIFGLGITVLGLSTLGAYDAAQITVGSRTFVAINDGSIGFNASKDAFIELTNFSGTLTTNDFTNILPV; this is encoded by the coding sequence ATGGCTATTATTAACGGAACTCCCCAAAACGATGACAACACTGGTGCTTCATTTGGAGGCTTTTTAGGTCTAGTTTTGCAGACCAAGAACTTTCGTCCGGCTCTAATTGGTACTCTTGGCGATGATCAAATCTTCGGTGATGCGGGAACCGATATCCTTGTAGGATTGGCCGGTAACGATCTTTTGGATGGTGGTCCTGGCGCGGACACCATGTTTGGTGGTTTCGGTGACGATACCTACATTGTCGATGATGCCGGGGATTTAGTTGGAGAGTGGCTAGACACAGATGGCACAGATTTAGTCGAATCTTCAGTGACCTATTCATTAAACGGTCCCACCTTTTCTTTGCCAGGTATCAGTGGACTTGCTAATAATACTGCTGCCGCCCTGCCCGTGATCGGACTAGGTCCTGTTGACTATGCTCTTTATCTAGGACTGACGTTACTTGATTTAACCCCTCAATTTATTGAGAATCTAACTTTGACCGGTACGGATAACATTAACGGTGAAGGTAATGCCCTAGATAACGTAATTACTGGTAACAACGAAAATAACATCCTATCTGGTCTAGGGGGAAATGACACCATCTACGGTATGGGGGGGGATGACACCATATCCGGCGGTGATGGAGACGACAGCATACTCGGTGGTGACGGAAATGACAGCATATCCGGTGGTGATGGAAATGATTTCCTGAACGGGAATGTGGGAGATGATTTTTTAAACGGGAATGTAGGTGATGATACTGTCAGGGGCGGGAAAGGCAATGATACCGTCAGGGGCGGGAAAGGCAATGACAGCTTATACGGCGATCTGGGAGATGACAGCGTATTTGGTGATCTCGACAATGACACCCTATTTGGTGGCCAAGGCAATGACACCATGGATGGTGGCGACGATTATGACACTGCCCACTATGGAGACCTTGAAGATAGTGGTGACCAGGCTATTACCCTAAAAGGCACTGGTGACCTATCCTTAACCGTAGAAAAGGGCGCTCTGGGCACAGATACGCTCCTCAACATCGAAGAAGTCATTGCCAATGGTGGTGCTAACAATAACACCATCGACTTTTCTGGCGCTGTTTCACCGGTTAATGTAGATTTGAGCGCTGAAACTCTGTCTTCCCCCAACGAAACTGATCCCACTTTTTCTCTAGCAAAAGTCATTAACTTTGATGATGTTATCGGCACTAGTGGTAATGATAGTATTACCGGCGATGCTCAAGACAACATCCTAAAAGGAGGGGGGGGCAAGGACACCATCTTTGGGGGCGATGGAAATGACTTTATCTCTGGTGGTGCAGAAAAGGACATTCTAACTGGTGGTTCTGATAATGACCTGTTTGACTACACTACTCTGACTGATTCTCAGATAGGCATTTCCTGGTTCAACATTAATTTGTCTAAGGTTGATGTCATTACTGATTTTACAATTGGGCAAGATAAGTTCTTTGTTCAAGAGGTACCAACTGACGGTATCCTTCCAGGTGTTCGCCAACTGAGCGCTAATAGCATCTTTGGACTGGGGATAACAGTTCTTGGCTTGTCAACTCTTGGCGCCTATGACGCCGCTCAAATTACCGTAGGTTCACGCACCTTTGTGGCTATCAACGATGGCTCAATTGGCTTTAATGCTAGCAAGGATGCGTTCATCGAATTGACTAACTTTAGCGGCACATTAACGACTAACGATTTTACCAACATACTTCCTGTTTAA
- a CDS encoding DUF2993 domain-containing protein: protein MEWFAIALSTFLTFLAPVNFIGDQVIANQIRQRVHGVEDLSVRVDNAPNYQLIQGKIQRVRLASRGLEIVPSLRIQQLQLETDLIDVDLQALRENRNLAGLRQALRQPFQGAAELVLTEADLNRALQNPTVKERLQKQIDQRVPADVPRFQLLNAQVDFLEDDRLGINLELGQQLEPNAELEKLAIAIETGISIQNGDRLILVNPSAILNGRRINTNILNSIIGSFSDNLSLKRLENRGITARILRYDISPDEFSFSAFGSIAPAKEQKNAPNTMN from the coding sequence ATGGAATGGTTCGCCATTGCCCTGTCTACTTTTCTCACTTTCCTTGCTCCCGTTAACTTCATCGGCGATCAGGTAATTGCTAACCAAATTCGCCAGCGGGTCCATGGGGTGGAAGACCTATCGGTGCGGGTGGATAATGCCCCCAACTACCAACTAATCCAGGGCAAAATCCAACGGGTACGCCTGGCCAGTCGAGGCTTGGAAATAGTGCCCAGTCTAAGGATTCAACAATTGCAATTGGAAACCGATCTCATTGACGTAGATCTACAAGCCCTGCGGGAAAACCGTAACCTAGCGGGACTGAGGCAGGCCCTACGGCAACCATTTCAAGGGGCGGCGGAACTGGTGCTCACCGAAGCTGACCTGAATCGGGCTTTGCAAAATCCCACCGTTAAAGAACGGTTACAAAAACAAATTGACCAACGAGTGCCGGCAGATGTGCCCCGCTTTCAACTACTCAATGCCCAGGTGGATTTCCTTGAAGACGATCGCCTAGGCATTAACTTAGAACTGGGGCAACAATTGGAACCCAATGCTGAACTAGAAAAATTAGCCATCGCCATCGAAACCGGCATCTCCATCCAAAACGGCGATCGCCTAATCCTGGTGAACCCCAGCGCCATCCTCAACGGCCGCCGTATTAATACCAATATTCTCAACAGCATCATCGGTAGTTTTAGCGATAACCTCAGCTTGAAAAGATTGGAAAATCGGGGTATCACCGCCAGAATTTTGCGGTATGACATCAGCCCGGACGAATTTAGTTTCAGCGCCTTTGGCAGTATTGCTCCGGCAAAAGAACAAAAAAATGCCCCCAATACGATGAATTAG
- a CDS encoding tetratricopeptide repeat protein → MGAHHQGQFEQKFEEGKTAFDRGRYRQSIGLFEEAVKLSAGATRRGGEAQLWLAMAHQAGGDVTTAKQICRKLVRHPHPECRKQGQQVLEILQAPQLTRPKEWLTPIPDLTDQENTKPTTPRMARRLRRQPEPAPIQFEDTRRMNTKDNGFIFTAIAFLALLLGVTYWLN, encoded by the coding sequence ATGGGAGCCCATCATCAAGGCCAATTTGAACAAAAATTTGAGGAAGGAAAAACTGCTTTTGATCGGGGGCGCTACCGCCAAAGTATTGGCCTCTTTGAGGAAGCGGTTAAACTTTCTGCTGGGGCAACCCGTCGCGGCGGAGAAGCTCAGTTGTGGTTAGCCATGGCCCACCAGGCCGGTGGAGATGTGACCACAGCTAAACAGATTTGCCGTAAATTGGTACGCCATCCCCATCCTGAGTGCCGCAAGCAGGGGCAACAGGTGTTGGAAATTTTGCAAGCCCCCCAGTTGACCCGCCCGAAGGAGTGGTTGACCCCCATCCCGGATTTAACCGACCAGGAAAATACTAAACCCACTACCCCCCGCATGGCCCGTCGCCTTCGTCGTCAGCCGGAGCCGGCCCCCATCCAGTTTGAAGATACCCGGAGAATGAATACCAAAGACAATGGTTTTATCTTTACGGCGATCGCCTTTTTAGCTCTCTTACTGGGGGTAACCTATTGGTTAAATTAA
- the fabI gene encoding enoyl-ACP reductase FabI, producing MLDLSGKHAFVTGIANNRSIAWGIAQQLHHAGAEIGVSYLPDDKGRFEKKVRELTEPLHPSLVLPGDVQDDAQVDALFNTVKEKWGKLDILIHCLAFADKSGLTGNYTDIPKEAFSQAMEISTYSLGRLARGAKPLMTNGGSIITLTYFGGVKVIPNYNLMGVAKAGLEMTVRYLAAELGPQNIRVNGISAGPIRTLASSAVGGILDMIHHVEEVAPLKRTVTQTEVGNTAAFLASDLSSGITGQIIYVDSGYEIMGMYM from the coding sequence ATGTTAGATCTCAGCGGCAAACACGCCTTCGTTACTGGCATCGCCAATAATCGTTCCATTGCCTGGGGCATTGCCCAACAACTACACCACGCCGGGGCTGAAATTGGCGTTAGTTATCTTCCAGACGACAAAGGCAGATTTGAAAAAAAAGTGCGGGAGTTGACTGAGCCTTTGCACCCAAGTCTAGTGTTGCCGGGGGACGTACAGGACGATGCCCAGGTGGATGCCTTGTTCAATACGGTGAAGGAAAAATGGGGCAAACTCGATATTTTGATCCATTGTTTGGCCTTTGCGGACAAGTCCGGTTTAACGGGCAATTACACCGACATCCCGAAGGAAGCCTTTAGTCAAGCCATGGAAATTAGCACCTATTCCCTTGGTCGTTTGGCCCGGGGCGCAAAACCCCTAATGACCAATGGCGGTAGCATCATCACCCTGACCTATTTCGGCGGCGTGAAAGTTATTCCTAACTACAACTTGATGGGGGTGGCTAAGGCTGGTTTAGAAATGACTGTGCGTTATCTAGCGGCGGAATTGGGGCCCCAAAATATCCGTGTCAATGGTATTTCCGCTGGCCCCATCCGGACCTTGGCTTCTTCGGCCGTGGGGGGCATTTTGGATATGATTCACCACGTGGAAGAGGTGGCACCATTGAAGCGCACTGTTACCCAAACGGAAGTAGGAAATACAGCGGCTTTCCTGGCCAGTGACCTCTCCAGCGGTATTACTGGGCAAATCATCTACGTCGATTCTGGCTATGAAATTATGGGTATGTATATGTAA
- a CDS encoding ABC transporter ATP-binding protein, whose translation MLDSNQLMTYSPASKGDRQHSPQGDVLLRLEGVSKIYGEGETEVKALADVSLAIKRGSYCAIMGASGSGKSTMMNIIGCLDRPTLGHYFLDGEDVSGLSADQLAKIRNRKIGFVFQQFYLLPQMSALENVMLPMIYAGIPAETRKEKAIAALVRVGLSQRLHNRPNQLSGGQQQRVAIARAIVNEPLLLLADEPTGALDSHTTEEVLAIFEQLHSTGITIVVVTHEADVASHGERIISFQDGQILRDQIIKTIPHRAEELQKIGNVPGSDRNGLSG comes from the coding sequence ATGCTTGATTCAAACCAGTTAATGACTTATTCCCCGGCCAGCAAGGGCGATCGCCAACATTCTCCCCAAGGTGATGTGCTACTGCGCCTAGAGGGAGTATCCAAAATTTATGGAGAGGGGGAAACGGAAGTCAAAGCCTTGGCCGATGTTAGTTTGGCGATCAAACGGGGCAGTTACTGCGCCATTATGGGGGCTTCTGGATCGGGAAAGTCCACCATGATGAATATTATTGGTTGCCTAGACCGTCCTACCCTGGGGCATTATTTCCTGGATGGAGAAGATGTATCCGGTTTGAGTGCCGATCAGTTGGCTAAAATTCGTAATCGCAAAATTGGCTTTGTTTTTCAGCAATTTTACCTGTTGCCCCAGATGAGCGCCCTGGAAAATGTCATGTTGCCAATGATCTATGCGGGCATACCGGCAGAAACCAGGAAGGAAAAAGCCATTGCCGCCTTGGTTAGGGTCGGGCTCAGCCAGAGGTTACATAACCGGCCCAATCAATTGTCCGGCGGACAACAACAACGGGTGGCGATCGCCAGGGCCATTGTTAATGAACCGTTATTGCTGCTGGCCGATGAACCCACTGGGGCGTTGGATTCCCACACCACCGAGGAGGTATTAGCTATTTTTGAACAGTTACATAGCACGGGCATCACCATTGTGGTGGTGACCCACGAAGCTGACGTGGCCAGCCACGGAGAACGGATCATTTCCTTCCAGGATGGGCAAATTCTCCGGGATCAGATTATTAAAACCATTCCCCACCGGGCGGAAGAACTTCAGAAAATCGGTAACGTCCCAGGTTCAGACCGCAATGGGTTAAGTGGATAG